The stretch of DNA TGGCAAGGATTCTCCGCGATCCGAGTGTTCACGCAGCAGGGATAGCGAGGATGCGAACAGCCCTGTTCGCTGCAAGGACGAACTGGTGGGTCCGTGGGGCTGCACTTCCTCACCGTCTTGCAGCTTATCTCCCGGCTCTCCGGACACGAATTCCCCTCTCTGGAGGCCAACAAGGCGTTAAGGTGAATAATCCTACTGGAAGCCTCGAGCGCCAAAATGCCGGGCTTGAGCACAATTCTCTTGGCCCAAAAGCTGAGCATGGCTGCTGAACTTAAATTTGAGTTCCTTCTCGAAGAGGGAGTGTTGGCCAAAACGTATGCTTAGTTGTGAGGTTGAGTGTTAAATAGCGGGTTTCTCATAGAGGTGATTTTCCAAAAACCTTGATAGAAAAGACAAAAATATCTGAACACGAGACATCTTTAATACGTCGAATGGGGGGCAGTCTTGGGCACATGCTGCCACTCTCAGTCGCAACTCAGTCAGAACACTGAAGATCAAAGTGTTGTGGCTGAGCTGCGAATGAACTTGGCATCAGGAGGTCGAAGAGCATCCCTGTGTGTTCGGTTAATAGCAGTCCCGATACAGCTTTTGGCGATCGAAGGCAAGGGTTTGTTGGGTAAAGGATTTCTTCTGACCCTGGAAAATGCCGGCGAATGGAGCTGAGTAACGTCCGCTTCCCAGTTGCTTCCAGTCCTCCAAACCCCTCGATTTGTTGGGAAAGACGGCTTGATTTCTCGAGAAGCTCAGACGTCGCGGTTCGATGGCCTCGCGCTGGAATCTCTGGCCAATGCTCGTGATGCTGCCCATCGGCTGCCACTTTGCTGCGGTGTTCGTCTGTTTGGCTTGGGGAGGCGCTGGGCAAGCAGCTGGCTTCAAGTAGGCCATGGTGGCTTCACTCCTGGGCAAAGGACTCAGCACCTTGTCCACGCACTGCGACTGATTTCGCACCACCGGCTGGGCGCGGGAGTAGCGGACCAGGAGCTTGGTCAAGCGCTCCGCACACATCGTGGCCAAAACGGAGGTAGCCATGATCCTAGATCCTCTGCAGTTCAGTTCTCTCTGGCTCCTTCGGCTGCTTGATATCCCTGTGTGCTTGGGGTCTGCtcggttctgttctgttcggaAATGTCTAAAGGGAAACGTTCGATTTGGAAGCCTGTTGCTTGATTAAAAATGGGACACAACGAAATGAAcgattcattatatggatgaCTGTCGCGGCAATGCTGTCTGGGTTTTTTAAACGAAAAAGTTagtaaaattttcgaaaactatattatttattttttctgatttcattttaatatatccaattataaaatttttagatctAAGAAAATACAGATatgtatttttcattaatttagtattctttattttaaatacaaaagttGTTTTCATTGATTGCTATTATTTTCTTAGGTTTTCCATGATTTTGGTTTTGAGGAACTTGGCCCAAAAACCTGCCTTCTGGAGAAATGCAATGGCTACAAGTGATGTTCATATTGCATCAATTGCTTTGATCTA from Drosophila takahashii strain IR98-3 E-12201 chromosome 2R, DtakHiC1v2, whole genome shotgun sequence encodes:
- the whip gene encoding uncharacterized protein whip, whose translation is MATSVLATMCAERLTKLLVRYSRAQPVVRNQSQCVDKVLSPLPRSEATMAYLKPAACPAPPQAKQTNTAAKWQPMGSITSIGQRFQREAIEPRRLSFSRNQAVFPNKSRGLEDWKQLGSGRYSAPFAGIFQGQKKSFTQQTLAFDRQKLYRDCY